In Massilia violaceinigra, one DNA window encodes the following:
- a CDS encoding GH1 family beta-glucosidase — translation MTNQKNDPHQPLARASFGDDFLWGCSTSAFQIEGAGSADARVASIWDTFCATPGKIRDGSNGAVACDHYHRWPEDFDIGQSLGLNAYRFSIAWPRIFSGSGAAPNEAGLDFYERLVDGMLERGLQPWATLYHWDLPQSIQDQGGWANRDTVAAFVDYADVVTRRLGDRVRHWITHNEPWCTAMHGNLDGMHAPGLRDAPTALQVCHHVLLSHGLATPVIRANVPHARVGIALSLHPIRAASDSEADLQALQRHDGFRNRWFLDPLYGRGYPQETLALLGEAAPVVLEGDMQAIAVPTDFVGLNYYFPEIVRDAPAAGFLRTEVVPPQDRERTAFGWEVAPDGLTELLLRIANEYQPAEVYVTENGSSYDDVVQADGSVDDEARRHYLVRHLAAMRAAQEQGVPVKGYFAWSLLDNFEWSEGYLRRFGIVHVDFETQQRTLKSSGRWYREFLHGCNER, via the coding sequence ATGACCAACCAGAAAAACGACCCGCACCAGCCTCTCGCACGCGCCAGTTTCGGCGACGACTTCCTGTGGGGCTGTTCCACCTCGGCCTTCCAGATCGAAGGGGCGGGCAGCGCCGACGCTCGCGTGGCGTCGATCTGGGATACTTTCTGCGCCACCCCCGGCAAGATCCGCGACGGCTCCAACGGCGCCGTGGCGTGCGACCACTACCACCGCTGGCCGGAAGACTTCGACATCGGCCAGTCGCTCGGCCTGAACGCCTACCGCTTCTCGATCGCGTGGCCGCGCATCTTCAGCGGCAGCGGCGCCGCCCCCAACGAAGCGGGCCTCGACTTCTACGAGCGCCTGGTCGACGGCATGCTCGAACGCGGCCTGCAGCCGTGGGCCACCCTGTACCACTGGGACCTGCCGCAATCCATCCAGGACCAGGGCGGCTGGGCCAACCGCGATACCGTGGCCGCCTTTGTCGACTATGCCGACGTGGTTACGCGCCGCCTGGGCGACCGCGTTCGCCACTGGATCACCCACAACGAGCCGTGGTGCACCGCCATGCACGGCAACCTCGATGGCATGCACGCACCGGGCCTGCGCGACGCGCCGACCGCGCTGCAGGTGTGCCACCATGTGCTGCTCTCGCACGGCCTGGCCACGCCGGTCATCCGCGCCAACGTGCCCCACGCGCGGGTCGGCATCGCGCTCAGCCTGCACCCGATCCGCGCCGCCTCGGACAGCGAAGCGGACCTGCAGGCCTTGCAGCGCCACGATGGCTTTCGCAACCGCTGGTTCCTCGATCCGCTGTACGGCCGCGGCTACCCGCAAGAGACGCTGGCGCTGCTGGGCGAGGCTGCGCCCGTGGTGCTGGAGGGCGACATGCAGGCCATCGCGGTGCCGACCGATTTCGTCGGCCTGAACTATTATTTCCCCGAGATCGTGCGCGACGCGCCCGCCGCCGGCTTCCTGCGCACCGAGGTCGTCCCGCCGCAGGACCGCGAGCGCACCGCCTTCGGCTGGGAAGTCGCGCCCGACGGGCTGACCGAGTTGCTGCTGCGCATCGCCAACGAATACCAGCCAGCTGAAGTCTATGTAACCGAAAACGGGTCTTCCTACGACGACGTGGTGCAGGCCGACGGCAGCGTCGACGACGAGGCGCGCCGCCACTACCTGGTGCGCCACCTGGCGGCCATGCGCGCGGCCCAGGAGCAGGGCGTGCCCGTGAAAGGCTATTTTGCCTGGAGCCTGCTCGACAATTTCGAATGGTCGGAAGGTTACCTGCGCCGCTTCGGCATTGTCCACGTCGACTTCGAGACCCAGCAGCGCACCCTGAAAAGCAGCGGACGCTGGTACCGCGAGTTTCTGCACGGATGCAATGAGCGCTAG
- a CDS encoding methyl-accepting chemotaxis protein, translating into MTLTDMKIGTRLYLGFAAVVLLLAVLVTVAYANFTKLSAANDINVHTYQVTAEVHGALEQLINIETGQRGFLLTGNPTSLEPYNSGKADFLKRVARATSLTADNPRQQERLQRLQREQEAWMAAAIEPTIALRKGAADGDMAAVVAAVREGKGKKGMDAMRGLIAEIVAAEEVLLAQRAKDAKALDTLTVTALVGGGVLAAAMAGIIAVWLARNITVPLRRAVAFAQQVAQGDLTARVDAGSRDEIGELLRALKAMNASLARIVGEVRVGTDTISTASAEISSGNFDLSSRTEQQAGSIEETASSMEELTATVKQNADNARQANELAATASEVAVRGGTAVSQVVQTMGAINDSAKKIVDIIGVIDGIAFQTNILALNAAVEAARAGEQGRGFAVVASEVRNLAQRSAGAAKEIKALIDTSVEKVDMGTRLVDQAGLTMDEVVGSVRRVTSIISEIANASEEQRAGIEQVNQAITQMDEATQQNAALVEQAAAASASMQDQAVQLAEVVSVFKLDGAAMVRHAPVARPSAPPPSVRPAAPRQALPAAQRAPARQPAPATSGEDVWEEF; encoded by the coding sequence ATGACACTGACTGACATGAAAATCGGCACGCGCCTGTATCTTGGATTCGCCGCCGTTGTGCTGTTGCTGGCGGTACTCGTGACGGTGGCGTATGCCAACTTCACCAAGCTCAGCGCGGCTAACGATATCAATGTGCACACGTATCAAGTGACCGCCGAGGTCCACGGGGCCTTGGAGCAGCTGATCAACATTGAGACCGGCCAGCGCGGCTTTCTGCTGACCGGCAATCCCACCTCCCTCGAACCCTACAATAGCGGCAAGGCCGACTTTCTCAAGCGCGTGGCTCGGGCCACCTCGCTGACAGCGGACAATCCGCGCCAGCAGGAGCGCCTGCAGCGTCTGCAACGCGAGCAGGAGGCATGGATGGCGGCGGCGATCGAGCCGACCATCGCCCTGCGCAAAGGCGCGGCCGACGGCGACATGGCGGCCGTGGTCGCCGCTGTCAGGGAAGGCAAGGGCAAGAAAGGCATGGATGCCATGCGCGGCCTGATTGCCGAGATCGTCGCGGCGGAAGAAGTCTTGCTGGCGCAGCGCGCCAAGGATGCCAAGGCCCTCGATACGCTGACCGTCACCGCGCTGGTCGGGGGCGGCGTGCTGGCGGCGGCCATGGCCGGCATCATCGCGGTATGGCTTGCCCGCAATATCACCGTGCCACTGCGGCGCGCCGTAGCGTTCGCCCAGCAAGTGGCCCAGGGCGACCTGACCGCCCGCGTCGATGCCGGTTCGCGCGATGAAATCGGCGAGCTGCTCCGTGCGCTCAAGGCCATGAACGCCTCGCTGGCCCGTATCGTGGGCGAGGTGCGGGTCGGCACGGACACGATATCGACCGCCTCGGCCGAAATTTCATCCGGCAACTTCGACCTGTCGTCGCGCACCGAACAGCAGGCCGGGTCGATCGAGGAGACCGCCTCGTCCATGGAAGAATTGACCGCCACCGTCAAGCAAAATGCCGACAACGCGCGCCAGGCCAACGAACTGGCCGCGACGGCGTCGGAAGTGGCGGTGCGCGGTGGCACGGCCGTGTCGCAGGTGGTCCAGACCATGGGCGCGATCAACGATTCGGCCAAGAAAATTGTCGACATCATCGGCGTGATCGACGGCATTGCATTCCAGACCAACATCCTGGCCCTGAATGCCGCGGTGGAAGCGGCCCGCGCCGGCGAACAGGGCCGTGGCTTCGCGGTGGTAGCCTCCGAGGTGCGCAACCTGGCCCAGCGCTCGGCCGGCGCGGCCAAGGAAATCAAGGCCCTGATCGATACCTCGGTGGAAAAAGTCGACATGGGAACGCGCCTGGTCGACCAGGCCGGGCTGACGATGGACGAGGTGGTCGGCAGCGTACGCCGCGTCACCAGCATCATCAGCGAGATCGCCAATGCCAGCGAAGAACAGCGCGCCGGCATCGAACAGGTCAACCAAGCGATTACCCAGATGGACGAGGCGACCCAGCAGAACGCGGCGCTGGTCGAGCAGGCAGCGGCAGCGTCGGCCTCGATGCAGGACCAGGCCGTGCAGCTGGCCGAGGTGGTCAGCGTGTTCAAACTCGATGGCGCCGCCATGGTGCGCCACGCCCCCGTCGCCCGACCATCCGCCCCGCCACCATCGGTGCGTCCGGCGGCGCCGCGCCAGGCCTTGCCGGCGGCCCAGCGCGCCCCGGCCAGGCAGCCCGCACCGGCCACCAGCGGCGAGGATGTCTGGGAAGAGTTCTAA
- a CDS encoding ABC transporter substrate-binding protein yields the protein MLKQRILAAALALASAGAAFGADPKPEVIHWWTSSSEAAAVRTIADAYRAAGGAWTDTAIAGADQARAVAINRIVGGNAPMAAQFNTTKQFTDLVEQGMLNNVDDVALREGWDKFLPEPVLNVIRVKGHYYAVPVNIHMQAWIWYSKAAFQKAGIAKEPASVEELFAALDKLKAAGLIALAHGGQPWQENILFLSMLAHMGGTDLYLKVLRERDPAAINSEAFRRVLLNFKRLQSYVDAGAPGRNWNDATALVISGKAGIQVMGDWAKGEFGAARQSAGKEYGCIPGFGPRSPYLIQGDAFVFPKTGNAQQIKYQKLLASVIVAPRTQIAFNKLKGSIPIRGDVDASGMDPCAKAGMAIMKDRTRHVGIGEVYLTPDQNGAMQDVLTSFWNTKMPAEKAQKLIAAALRNEQ from the coding sequence ATGTTGAAACAACGAATTCTGGCTGCCGCGCTGGCGCTGGCAAGCGCCGGTGCCGCCTTTGGCGCCGACCCCAAACCGGAAGTGATCCACTGGTGGACTTCCAGCAGCGAAGCGGCCGCGGTGCGCACCATCGCCGACGCCTACCGCGCCGCCGGCGGCGCCTGGACCGATACCGCGATCGCCGGCGCCGACCAGGCGCGCGCGGTGGCGATCAACCGCATCGTCGGCGGCAATGCGCCGATGGCGGCCCAGTTCAACACGACCAAGCAGTTCACCGACCTGGTCGAGCAGGGCATGCTCAATAACGTCGACGACGTCGCGCTCAGGGAAGGCTGGGACAAGTTCCTGCCCGAGCCGGTGCTTAACGTCATCCGCGTCAAGGGCCATTACTACGCGGTCCCGGTCAACATCCACATGCAAGCCTGGATCTGGTATTCCAAGGCGGCCTTCCAGAAGGCCGGCATCGCCAAGGAGCCGGCCAGCGTCGAGGAACTGTTCGCCGCGCTCGACAAGCTCAAGGCGGCCGGATTGATCGCGCTCGCGCACGGCGGCCAGCCGTGGCAGGAAAACATCCTGTTCCTGTCGATGCTGGCCCACATGGGCGGCACCGACCTGTATCTGAAGGTGCTGCGCGAGCGCGATCCGGCGGCCATCAATTCCGAGGCCTTCCGCCGCGTTCTGCTCAATTTCAAGCGCCTGCAATCGTACGTCGACGCCGGCGCGCCGGGCCGCAACTGGAACGATGCCACCGCCCTGGTCATCTCCGGCAAGGCCGGCATCCAGGTGATGGGCGACTGGGCCAAGGGCGAATTTGGCGCGGCGCGCCAGAGCGCCGGCAAGGAATACGGCTGCATCCCCGGCTTCGGCCCGCGCTCGCCCTATCTGATCCAGGGCGACGCCTTCGTCTTCCCCAAGACCGGCAATGCGCAGCAGATCAAGTACCAGAAGCTGCTGGCCAGCGTGATCGTCGCGCCGCGCACCCAGATCGCTTTCAACAAGCTCAAAGGCTCGATTCCGATCCGGGGCGACGTCGATGCGTCAGGCATGGACCCGTGCGCCAAGGCCGGCATGGCGATCATGAAGGACCGCACGCGCCACGTCGGCATCGGCGAGGTGTATCTGACGCCGGACCAGAATGGCGCCATGCAGGATGTATTGACATCGTTCTGGAATACCAAGATGCCGGCCGAGAAAGCGCAAAAGCTGATCGCCGCCGCCCTCAGGAACGAGCAGTGA
- the modC gene encoding molybdenum ABC transporter ATP-binding protein codes for MTAASTIRMRFDIRRSGFAMQVQLDLPGRGVSALFGHSGSGKTTLLRAIAGLERHAGGYLEVNGQLWQDDAAGVFVPTHQRALGYVFQEASLFAHLSVQGNLDFARQRARAAGGDKVMAHAVALLGIGHLLERRPDGLSGGERQRVAIARAMLTAPQLLLMDEPLASLDGRRKDEVLPYLERVQAELAIPMLYVSHSTREVARLADHIVLLDGGRVVASGPVADTLVRPEVTRAMQDDAGALVDAVVESVDAVYGLLCLRAAGGAMYIAHTALAPGTRLRLRVLARDVSVTLLAQAGSSILNQLRATVVQMTPGNDPAHVMVLLDAGGTQLLARITRRSRDQLGLEVGMPVWAQVKAAALLSGG; via the coding sequence ATGACGGCCGCTTCCACGATCCGCATGCGTTTCGACATCCGGCGCAGCGGCTTCGCCATGCAGGTCCAGCTCGACTTGCCGGGGCGTGGCGTGAGCGCCTTGTTCGGGCATTCCGGCTCCGGCAAGACCACCTTGCTGCGCGCGATTGCCGGGCTGGAGCGCCATGCGGGCGGCTACCTCGAAGTCAACGGCCAGCTGTGGCAGGATGATGCGGCCGGCGTGTTCGTGCCCACGCACCAGCGCGCGCTCGGCTATGTATTCCAGGAAGCGAGCCTGTTCGCGCATTTGTCGGTCCAGGGCAATCTTGATTTCGCCCGCCAGCGGGCCCGCGCCGCCGGTGGCGACAAGGTGATGGCGCACGCGGTGGCGCTGCTTGGCATCGGCCATCTGCTGGAGCGGCGTCCGGATGGCCTGTCCGGCGGCGAGCGCCAGCGCGTGGCGATCGCGCGCGCCATGCTCACGGCCCCGCAGCTGCTGCTGATGGACGAACCGCTGGCCTCGCTCGATGGGCGGCGCAAGGACGAAGTGCTGCCCTACCTGGAACGGGTGCAGGCCGAGCTGGCCATCCCCATGCTGTACGTGAGCCACTCGACCCGGGAAGTGGCGCGCCTGGCCGACCACATCGTGCTGCTCGACGGCGGCCGGGTGGTGGCCAGCGGGCCGGTGGCCGACACCCTGGTCCGGCCCGAGGTGACGCGCGCCATGCAGGACGATGCCGGGGCGCTGGTGGACGCCGTGGTCGAGTCCGTCGATGCCGTCTACGGCCTGCTGTGCCTGAGGGCGGCGGGCGGTGCCATGTACATCGCGCACACGGCGCTGGCGCCCGGCACGCGGCTGCGGCTGCGGGTGCTGGCACGCGACGTCAGCGTGACCCTGCTGGCGCAGGCGGGGAGTTCGATCCTCAACCAGCTGCGGGCGACGGTGGTCCAGATGACCCCCGGCAACGACCCAGCCCATGTGATGGTGCTGCTCGATGCGGGCGGCACGCAGCTGCTGGCGCGCATCACGCGGCGCTCGCGCGATCAGCTGGGGCTGGAAGTGGGGATGCCAGTGTGGGCCCAGGTCAAGGCAGCGGCGCTGCTCTCGGGCGGCTGA
- a CDS encoding DUF1801 domain-containing protein: MTPFANAAVQRTFDTYPAPVRGKLMALRELIFATAASTGGVGPLEETLKWGEPAYLTSESKSGSTIRIAWKKAAPSRYAIYFNCKTTLVDTFRSLFPHDFEFEGNRALVFDEAAPVPADALAFCIASALTYHRA; this comes from the coding sequence ATGACGCCATTCGCCAACGCTGCCGTGCAGCGCACCTTCGACACCTATCCCGCCCCGGTGCGGGGCAAACTGATGGCGCTGCGTGAATTGATTTTTGCGACAGCGGCGTCGACCGGGGGAGTTGGTCCGCTCGAAGAAACGTTGAAATGGGGTGAGCCGGCCTATCTTACTAGCGAAAGCAAAAGCGGCAGCACGATCCGCATCGCCTGGAAAAAAGCGGCGCCGTCACGCTACGCCATCTACTTCAACTGCAAGACGACCCTGGTCGACACCTTCCGCAGCCTGTTTCCGCATGACTTTGAGTTTGAAGGCAACCGCGCGCTGGTGTTCGACGAAGCTGCCCCCGTGCCCGCCGATGCGCTGGCGTTCTGCATCGCCAGCGCGCTCACCTATCACCGCGCGTAG
- a CDS encoding winged helix-turn-helix domain-containing protein, with translation MNDRNDDRAGRMGAGIDVKVRLLQGGEIAMGPGKADLLDAIERTGSISAAARAMGMSYRRAWLLVDVMNRSFGAPLVRSAAGGSQGGGASVTETGLEVLTHYRAMQAAASVAAGQYAAALTKLLRPDD, from the coding sequence ATGAACGATCGGAACGACGACAGGGCGGGGCGGATGGGCGCGGGCATCGACGTCAAGGTGCGGCTGTTGCAGGGCGGCGAGATTGCGATGGGACCGGGCAAGGCCGACCTGCTCGACGCGATTGAGCGGACTGGATCGATCAGTGCGGCGGCGCGGGCGATGGGCATGTCGTACCGGCGCGCGTGGCTGCTGGTGGACGTCATGAACCGCAGCTTTGGCGCGCCGCTGGTGCGCAGCGCGGCCGGCGGCAGCCAGGGCGGCGGCGCCAGCGTGACCGAGACGGGCCTGGAAGTGTTGACCCACTACCGCGCCATGCAAGCGGCCGCGAGCGTCGCCGCTGGCCAGTACGCCGCCGCCCTCACCAAACTCCTGCGCCCCGACGATTAG
- a CDS encoding hemerythrin domain-containing protein has protein sequence MFSLNKLSPSVTDMIRFDHSHVLVTFHQYTTAARPSVKKALAETICDALEIHATLEEEVFYPVLRRLNGTEPVIQKSQPEHDEMRRLIAELRATGPTDRRHDQLLHELMRDVMHHVADEETMLLPEAERMLDKNRLNELGAQMTRRRLELLKPKVGKIAADTAVGFSGSTTAIVVGLASALVAARFVTKKATA, from the coding sequence ATGTTTTCTTTGAATAAATTGAGCCCTTCCGTGACCGATATGATCCGCTTCGATCATTCGCATGTGCTGGTCACCTTCCACCAGTACACCACCGCCGCGCGTCCCAGCGTCAAGAAGGCGCTGGCCGAAACCATTTGCGACGCGCTGGAAATCCATGCGACACTGGAAGAGGAAGTGTTCTATCCGGTGCTGCGCCGTTTGAACGGGACCGAGCCGGTGATCCAGAAAAGCCAGCCGGAGCATGATGAAATGCGCCGCCTGATCGCGGAGCTGCGCGCAACCGGTCCCACCGACCGACGTCACGACCAGCTGCTGCACGAACTGATGCGCGACGTGATGCACCATGTGGCCGACGAGGAAACCATGCTGCTGCCCGAAGCTGAGCGCATGCTGGACAAGAACCGCTTGAACGAGCTGGGCGCGCAAATGACCAGGCGCCGGCTGGAATTGCTCAAACCTAAGGTTGGCAAGATCGCCGCCGACACGGCAGTGGGTTTTTCCGGCAGCACCACGGCGATCGTGGTGGGGCTGGCCAGTGCACTGGTCGCCGCGCGATTCGTAACGAAAAAAGCCACGGCCTGA
- a CDS encoding LacI family DNA-binding transcriptional regulator — MATLKDVALRAGVGLGTASRVVSGKGAVSPKTLARVQKAIEELEFHPSYAARSLMLGSSQMIGVYIPYLSGTFYTPILKLIYSELRAAGLNMVVGFGIGSDDERTQAVQGIDFLKERGCDGVLVMSNVLRDEDIEALGPRKSRLVLLNHSVPSIASQSFTIDHLHGGRLAAQALLREGHRDIAVIAGPRGAPDNVERIDGFLGELAHAGIDTDGMWVAESDFAPKGGWEAARELAESGYPFTAVFCANDDMAVGALSYFQQAGVAVPEQVSVLGYDDTNSAEYTAPRLTTVHMPWTEMTLNGLNCLLNRCYDMDRPVTHAYPVTIALRASLGKAKDI, encoded by the coding sequence GTGGCAACTCTCAAAGACGTAGCACTGCGGGCCGGCGTCGGCCTCGGAACCGCATCGCGTGTCGTTAGCGGCAAGGGGGCGGTGTCGCCCAAGACGCTGGCGCGGGTCCAGAAGGCGATCGAGGAACTCGAATTCCATCCCTCGTACGCGGCCCGCTCGCTGATGCTGGGCAGCTCGCAGATGATCGGCGTGTACATTCCCTACCTGAGCGGCACCTTCTACACGCCGATTCTCAAGCTGATTTATTCGGAATTGCGCGCCGCGGGGTTGAATATGGTGGTCGGATTCGGCATCGGCAGCGATGACGAGCGCACCCAGGCCGTGCAGGGGATCGATTTTCTCAAGGAGCGCGGCTGCGATGGCGTGCTGGTCATGAGTAACGTGCTGCGCGACGAAGACATCGAGGCGCTCGGGCCCCGCAAGTCGCGCCTGGTGCTGCTCAATCACAGCGTGCCATCGATCGCCAGCCAGAGTTTCACCATCGACCATCTGCACGGCGGCCGGCTGGCGGCGCAAGCCCTGTTGCGCGAGGGGCACCGCGATATCGCCGTCATCGCCGGGCCGCGCGGCGCGCCCGACAACGTCGAGCGCATCGACGGTTTTCTGGGCGAGCTGGCGCATGCCGGCATCGACACCGACGGCATGTGGGTGGCCGAAAGCGATTTCGCGCCGAAGGGCGGGTGGGAAGCGGCCAGGGAACTGGCCGAATCGGGCTATCCGTTTACCGCCGTGTTTTGCGCCAATGACGACATGGCGGTGGGCGCGCTGTCGTATTTTCAGCAGGCTGGCGTTGCGGTGCCGGAGCAGGTATCGGTGCTCGGGTACGACGACACCAACAGCGCCGAGTACACGGCCCCGCGCCTGACCACGGTGCACATGCCGTGGACCGAGATGACGCTCAATGGCTTGAACTGCCTGCTCAATCGCTGCTATGACATGGACCGGCCGGTGACGCATGCATATCCGGTGACGATTGCGTTGCGGGCGTCGTTGGGGAAGGCGAAGGATATTTAG
- a CDS encoding DUF6445 family protein translates to MFNPRPQVRFIAIAGQAPCVVVDDFLLDPRALVAQAVAAQARFAVDPDNYYPGPELDLGQETAFRLDEFFIQHVRRALGAQRTVSVAARLALATLPPDRLHPLQRLCHRDCADLAPGVGAAAAVVYLFDDARMGGTSFYRPTQAPEATARLLRAAHAGTPADAGGAGYLIASNAHFEQICTIPARFNRAIFYDGEIFHAAQIAAPALLHSDPARGRLTMNGFFRFRKRSA, encoded by the coding sequence GTGTTCAATCCGCGCCCGCAAGTCCGTTTTATCGCCATCGCCGGACAGGCGCCGTGCGTCGTAGTGGACGATTTCCTGCTCGATCCGCGCGCGCTGGTCGCGCAGGCCGTCGCCGCGCAGGCCCGCTTTGCCGTCGACCCGGACAACTACTATCCCGGCCCGGAACTGGACCTGGGCCAGGAGACGGCCTTCCGCCTCGACGAATTCTTCATCCAGCACGTGCGGCGCGCGCTGGGCGCCCAGCGCACCGTCAGCGTGGCGGCGCGCCTGGCACTGGCCACCCTGCCCCCGGACCGGCTCCATCCCCTGCAGCGCCTGTGCCACCGCGATTGCGCCGACCTGGCGCCGGGCGTGGGTGCGGCGGCGGCCGTGGTGTACCTGTTCGACGACGCGCGCATGGGCGGCACCAGCTTTTACCGCCCCACCCAGGCCCCCGAAGCCACGGCGCGCCTCTTGCGCGCAGCCCATGCCGGCACCCCCGCAGACGCCGGCGGCGCCGGCTACCTGATCGCCTCGAACGCGCACTTCGAGCAAATCTGCACCATTCCCGCGCGCTTCAACCGGGCTATTTTCTACGATGGCGAGATCTTCCACGCGGCCCAGATCGCGGCGCCCGCCCTGCTCCACAGCGACCCGGCGCGCGGCCGGCTCACCATGAATGGCTTCTTTCGCTTCCGCAAACGCAGCGCCTGA
- the modB gene encoding molybdate ABC transporter permease subunit has translation MLSADDWGAVWLTLKLATTVTVLLLLLGTPVAWWLARTRSRARSVVGAVVALPLVLPPSVLGFYLLIAMGPDGPLGHLTQWLGLGLLPFTFSGLVIGSLLYSMPFVIQPLQNAFEAIGPRPLEVAATLRASPLDTFFSVVLPLARPGFITAATLGFAHTVGEFGVVMMIGGNIPQQTRVVAVQIYGHVEAIEYAQAHWLSGGMLVISFVALFLLYRFNPTRRAL, from the coding sequence ATGCTGAGCGCGGACGACTGGGGCGCCGTCTGGCTGACCCTGAAACTGGCGACCACGGTCACCGTGCTGCTGCTGTTGCTGGGCACGCCCGTCGCATGGTGGCTGGCGCGGACGCGCTCGCGCGCCAGGAGCGTGGTCGGCGCCGTGGTTGCGCTGCCGCTGGTGCTGCCGCCATCCGTGCTCGGTTTTTACTTGCTGATCGCGATGGGGCCGGACGGCCCGCTCGGACACCTGACGCAGTGGCTCGGGCTGGGTTTGTTGCCGTTCACGTTTTCCGGGCTTGTGATCGGCTCGCTGCTGTACTCGATGCCGTTCGTGATCCAGCCGCTGCAAAATGCCTTCGAGGCCATCGGTCCGCGTCCGCTGGAAGTGGCCGCCACCTTGCGCGCCAGTCCGCTCGACACCTTTTTTTCAGTGGTGCTGCCGCTGGCCCGGCCCGGCTTCATCACCGCCGCCACGCTCGGCTTCGCCCACACGGTCGGGGAATTCGGGGTCGTGATGATGATTGGCGGAAACATACCGCAGCAGACGCGGGTGGTGGCGGTCCAGATTTACGGCCATGTCGAAGCGATTGAATATGCCCAGGCGCACTGGTTGTCCGGGGGGATGCTGGTGATCAGCTTCGTCGCCTTGTTCCTGCTGTACCGCTTCAATCCGACGCGGAGGGCATTATGA
- the modA gene encoding molybdate ABC transporter substrate-binding protein — protein sequence MKRFASVWLALMVAGMARAEDVHVAVAANFSAPMKDISARFERDTGHKVLATIGATGKFYAQIKNGAPFEVLLAADDETPARLDQEGSAVAETRFTYAIGKLVLWSAQAGLVDPQGQVLAQGQFAHLAIANPKLAPYGAAAMQTLGKLGLQERLVPRLVQGDSIGQAHQFVVSGAATLGFVAMSQVYSGGKLQSGSAWVVPASMYTPIRQDAVLLERGKGNPAALAFLRYLKSEPARAVIRSYGYDL from the coding sequence ATGAAACGATTTGCCAGCGTGTGGCTTGCATTGATGGTGGCCGGCATGGCCCGCGCCGAGGACGTGCACGTGGCCGTAGCCGCCAATTTCAGCGCCCCGATGAAAGACATCAGCGCCCGCTTCGAGCGCGACACCGGCCACAAAGTGCTCGCGACCATCGGCGCGACCGGCAAGTTTTACGCCCAGATCAAGAACGGCGCCCCGTTCGAGGTGCTGCTCGCGGCCGACGACGAAACCCCGGCCCGCCTCGACCAGGAGGGCAGCGCTGTCGCCGAGACCCGCTTTACCTACGCCATCGGCAAGCTGGTGCTGTGGAGCGCGCAAGCCGGCCTGGTCGATCCGCAGGGACAGGTGCTCGCGCAAGGCCAGTTCGCCCATCTGGCCATCGCCAACCCCAAGCTGGCGCCGTATGGCGCGGCCGCCATGCAAACCCTGGGCAAGCTCGGCTTGCAGGAGCGCCTGGTGCCGCGCCTGGTGCAGGGCGACAGCATCGGCCAGGCCCATCAATTCGTCGTGTCGGGCGCCGCCACGCTCGGTTTTGTCGCCATGTCGCAGGTGTACAGCGGCGGCAAGCTGCAATCGGGATCGGCGTGGGTCGTGCCGGCCAGCATGTACACGCCGATCCGGCAAGATGCCGTGCTGCTGGAGCGGGGCAAGGGCAACCCGGCCGCGCTCGCCTTTCTGCGCTATCTCAAGAGCGAGCCGGCGCGCGCGGTGATTCGTTCCTACGGTTACGATTTGTAG